A single genomic interval of Spirosoma linguale DSM 74 harbors:
- a CDS encoding band 7 protein (PFAM: band 7 protein~SMART: band 7 protein~KEGG: fph:Fphi_0538 hypothetical protein): MNFLLIVFILALVVIYLSVVIVQQGTVAVITVFGKYARVLRPGLNFKIPFIEVIYRRISIQNRSVELAFQAITADQANVNFKAMLVYSVLNQEEETVKNVAFKFIDEASFMQALIRTIEGSIRSFVATKRQSEILALRSEIIEHVKSQLDTLLESWGYHLTDLQLNDIAFDEVIMRSMAQVVASSNLKAAAENEGQALLITKTKAAEAEGNAIQISAEAEKKASQLRGQGVALFREEVAKGMAESAKVMTEAKLDASLILFSIWTEAIKHFAENGRGNVIFLDGSTDGMEKTMKQLLAVQTLNSGIESSGIIAPPPVSGRQ; this comes from the coding sequence ATGAATTTTTTACTGATCGTTTTTATTCTGGCGCTGGTCGTTATCTACCTCTCTGTTGTCATTGTACAGCAGGGTACTGTTGCCGTCATTACCGTATTTGGGAAGTACGCTCGTGTGCTTCGGCCGGGGCTAAACTTTAAAATTCCATTTATCGAAGTTATTTACCGCCGTATCTCAATCCAGAATCGCTCCGTCGAACTGGCGTTTCAGGCCATTACCGCCGATCAGGCCAATGTCAATTTCAAAGCCATGCTGGTGTATTCGGTCCTGAATCAGGAAGAAGAAACTGTTAAAAATGTGGCCTTTAAGTTCATCGACGAAGCCTCCTTCATGCAGGCACTGATTCGAACCATCGAAGGCTCCATCCGGAGCTTTGTGGCTACCAAACGACAGTCGGAGATTTTGGCGCTACGCTCCGAAATTATCGAGCACGTAAAATCGCAGCTTGACACCCTGCTCGAAAGCTGGGGCTATCACCTCACCGATCTACAGCTCAACGACATTGCATTCGATGAGGTCATTATGCGGTCGATGGCGCAGGTCGTAGCGTCATCGAACCTGAAAGCAGCCGCCGAAAACGAAGGTCAGGCGTTGCTCATCACGAAAACCAAAGCTGCCGAAGCAGAAGGAAATGCCATTCAGATTTCGGCTGAAGCCGAGAAAAAAGCGTCGCAGTTACGCGGTCAGGGGGTGGCTCTTTTCCGGGAGGAGGTTGCCAAGGGTATGGCCGAATCAGCCAAAGTAATGACAGAGGCCAAGCTGGATGCTTCGCTGATTCTGTTCTCGATCTGGACGGAGGCCATCAAGCATTTTGCCGAGAATGGGCGGGGCAACGTTATTTTCCTGGATGGCTCAACCGATGGGATGGAGAAAACGATGAAGCAGTTGCTGGCTGTTCAAACCCTGAACAGTGGTATCGAATCGAGTGGTATCATCGCACCACCACCTGTATCTGGTAGACAATAG
- a CDS encoding major facilitator superfamily MFS_1 (PFAM: major facilitator superfamily MFS_1~KEGG: abu:Abu_1991 putative transport protein AraJ), with amino-acid sequence MKKSLLPLAIGGFGIGMTEFVIMGILPDVASSLQISIPVAGHLISSYALGVVLGAPLLVGIAGNYPPKKILLGLMALFTFCNALSSFAPNYEIMMITRLLSGLPHGAFFGVGAVVASRLAGKGKEAQAISMMFAGLTVANIIGVPLGTYIGHTMSWRITFIIIAAVGLATMFCIQKLLPVMPVVGESSLRKDLKLFTRVEPWLILGITAIGTGGLFAWFSYIAPLLTEVAHFGSSQITWILILAGLGMATGNLISGRTADLISPSKATALFLLLMTCSLIGVYFVAQYQIPLLIMTFITGAIAFSLGAPIQILMIRAANGSEMLASSVSQAGFNMGNALGAYLGGLPIAAGLGYASPEWVGAALAFAGFGLAMVVYFRQKEKGVDETEEVTHYELVAGH; translated from the coding sequence ATGAAAAAAAGTCTGTTACCACTTGCCATTGGGGGCTTCGGTATTGGTATGACCGAGTTCGTCATCATGGGTATCCTGCCCGACGTGGCCAGTTCCCTCCAAATCTCCATTCCCGTTGCCGGACACCTGATCTCGTCGTATGCGCTGGGCGTCGTTTTGGGCGCTCCGTTGCTGGTGGGCATTGCCGGGAATTACCCGCCTAAGAAAATTCTGCTGGGCCTGATGGCTTTATTTACGTTTTGTAACGCCCTTTCGTCGTTTGCGCCAAACTATGAGATCATGATGATTACCCGTCTGCTGTCGGGCTTGCCGCATGGTGCGTTCTTTGGCGTTGGGGCTGTGGTTGCCAGTCGGCTGGCAGGCAAAGGAAAAGAAGCGCAGGCAATTTCGATGATGTTTGCCGGTCTTACCGTGGCCAACATTATTGGCGTACCGCTGGGCACCTATATCGGTCACACCATGAGCTGGCGCATTACGTTCATTATTATAGCCGCTGTGGGGTTGGCTACCATGTTCTGCATTCAGAAATTATTGCCGGTGATGCCCGTAGTAGGGGAGTCTAGCCTGCGTAAAGACCTGAAACTGTTCACTCGGGTAGAGCCCTGGCTGATTCTGGGCATTACAGCCATCGGCACCGGCGGTTTGTTTGCCTGGTTCAGCTACATCGCCCCCTTGCTGACTGAAGTTGCTCATTTTGGCAGCAGCCAGATTACCTGGATACTGATTCTGGCAGGTCTGGGCATGGCTACCGGTAACCTGATTTCCGGCCGCACCGCCGACCTGATCTCACCCAGCAAAGCAACCGCGCTATTTTTACTGCTGATGACCTGTAGCCTGATCGGCGTGTATTTTGTGGCGCAGTATCAAATACCGTTGCTGATCATGACCTTCATTACGGGAGCTATTGCCTTCTCGCTGGGTGCACCGATACAAATTTTAATGATCCGGGCCGCCAATGGCTCCGAAATGCTGGCTTCGTCGGTTAGTCAGGCGGGGTTTAATATGGGCAACGCGCTCGGTGCCTACCTGGGAGGTTTGCCCATTGCCGCCGGATTGGGCTATGCTTCGCCCGAATGGGTAGGTGCTGCACTGGCATTTGCTGGTTTTGGTCTGGCTATGGTGGTTTATTTCCGGCAGAAAGAAAAAGGCGTAGACGAAACCGAAGAAGTCACTCACTATGAACTGGTAGCTGGTCATTAG
- a CDS encoding beta-lactamase (PFAM: beta-lactamase; TPR repeat-containing protein; Tetratricopeptide TPR_2 repeat protein~SMART: Tetratricopeptide repeat~KEGG: mxa:MXAN_2364 beta-lactamase) yields MKKIRYQIGLSALVFLLVSIAGFAQTKSAKIDALVQQYVANRQFNGSVLVAEKGQVIFKKGYGMANMEWNIPNAPDTKFRLGSITKQFTAMLIMQLVEKGKLKLTGKITDYLPDYPKATGDKITIHHLLTHTSGIPNYTNFPKFFETQSREPVTPESFIKTFSNMPLDFEPGTKFSYSNSGYFLLGTIIEKVTEKSYAEVLNENILKPAQMINTGYDLFGPIIPKRAAGYEKKGNAYVNAPYLDMSIPYAAGSMYSTVEDLYRWDQILYTDKLLSASGKAAMYTPFIDGYAYGWGVGKAKIGQLKDSLLVIEHSGGINGFNTIISRLPKDKQLVVLLNNTGGAPLGDMRKNIMRILYDQSVEAPKKPIADLLRQSVLNDPLEKTKQKFSAWKADKTYAVDENEINALGYELMREDKDKEALVVFNLNADAFPESYNVYDSRGELYKNMGNKVAAIQDYKKSVALNPRNTNGFLMLKELGETVEVPKQEGVVVDKATLESYVGEYQLAPSFSIVITREGDKLYGQATGQSRFELFPESKTKFYLKVVDAQVTFSSNDKGEVEQLTLHQNGQNMPGKRLR; encoded by the coding sequence ATGAAAAAGATACGCTACCAGATCGGCTTATCGGCACTCGTTTTCCTGCTTGTTTCGATTGCGGGCTTTGCCCAGACAAAATCCGCAAAAATCGACGCGCTCGTTCAGCAATATGTCGCCAACCGCCAGTTCAACGGCTCCGTGCTGGTGGCCGAAAAAGGGCAGGTGATTTTTAAGAAAGGCTACGGTATGGCCAATATGGAGTGGAATATTCCCAACGCGCCGGATACAAAATTCCGGCTGGGGTCCATTACCAAGCAGTTTACGGCCATGCTGATCATGCAACTGGTCGAAAAAGGGAAGCTGAAGCTGACCGGGAAAATCACAGATTATCTGCCCGACTACCCGAAAGCTACCGGCGACAAAATCACGATTCACCACCTGCTCACGCATACATCCGGCATCCCGAACTACACCAACTTTCCCAAATTCTTCGAAACACAAAGTCGGGAGCCAGTTACGCCCGAATCGTTTATAAAGACGTTCTCGAACATGCCACTGGACTTTGAGCCGGGTACCAAATTTTCCTACAGCAACTCGGGCTACTTCCTGCTGGGTACTATCATCGAGAAAGTAACGGAAAAATCGTATGCTGAGGTATTGAACGAAAACATCCTTAAACCTGCGCAGATGATCAATACGGGCTACGATCTGTTTGGCCCCATTATACCCAAACGGGCAGCGGGTTATGAAAAGAAAGGGAATGCTTACGTAAATGCCCCTTATCTGGATATGTCGATTCCATATGCGGCTGGGTCGATGTACTCGACCGTCGAGGATTTGTACCGCTGGGATCAGATTTTGTATACCGACAAACTACTGTCGGCCAGTGGAAAAGCGGCTATGTATACTCCGTTCATTGACGGCTACGCGTACGGATGGGGTGTTGGAAAAGCAAAGATTGGCCAGCTAAAAGACAGTCTGTTAGTGATTGAGCACTCGGGTGGTATCAACGGTTTCAACACCATTATTAGCCGCTTGCCCAAAGACAAGCAACTGGTCGTTTTGCTGAATAATACGGGTGGGGCACCGCTCGGCGATATGCGCAAAAACATCATGCGCATCCTGTACGATCAGTCGGTAGAAGCCCCTAAAAAGCCCATTGCCGACCTGCTGCGCCAATCGGTGCTGAATGACCCTTTGGAAAAAACGAAACAAAAGTTTAGTGCCTGGAAAGCCGATAAAACCTATGCGGTGGACGAAAATGAGATCAACGCCCTCGGGTATGAACTCATGCGGGAAGATAAGGACAAGGAAGCACTGGTTGTCTTTAACCTCAATGCCGATGCGTTTCCGGAATCGTATAATGTCTATGACAGTCGGGGTGAATTGTATAAAAACATGGGTAACAAAGTAGCTGCCATTCAGGATTACAAAAAGTCGGTGGCACTTAACCCGCGCAATACCAATGGGTTTTTGATGCTAAAAGAGTTGGGAGAGACTGTTGAGGTGCCCAAACAGGAAGGCGTTGTCGTGGATAAAGCTACGCTGGAATCGTATGTTGGCGAGTATCAGTTAGCACCAAGTTTCTCCATTGTCATCACGCGTGAAGGCGACAAACTATACGGGCAGGCTACCGGACAAAGTCGCTTCGAACTCTTCCCCGAATCCAAAACCAAATTTTATCTGAAAGTCGTTGATGCCCAAGTAACCTTCTCCAGCAATGACAAAGGCGAAGTAGAGCAACTTACTCTGCACCAGAATGGGCAGAATATGCCGGGCAAACGGCTGCGCTAA